Part of the Natronobacterium gregoryi SP2 genome, CCTCGAGTTCTGCCTCGAGTTCGTCTTTTCGCTCGCGGTACTCCGCTTCGGAGCGTTCGCCGAGTTCGTACAGCAACTGGTTCTCCTTGAGTTCGTCCTGGAGGGCGTCGACGTCGTACAGTTCGTCGAGCGCCACCGTGTGTAACGCATCGACGATGCCGACGAACGGCCGAAACAGGAGGTCGTCCAGCACGAACATGGTTAGCGTTGCGCCCCGATTGCGACGTCGACGAAACTGTACGGTGCGAACGGTCCCGTGTACCGAAACGTCAGGTCGTCGTACCGTTCTTCGAGATCCGCGACGGCCTCGTCGAACGCCTCGCGGACGTCGCGGTCGACGAGGTACGAGCGGTTCATCACGAGTCGATCGCTGAACAGGTCGTTCGGGACCGACTGGGCTGCGATCGATTCGAGTGCGTCGGCGACACCTTTCTCGACCGACTCGGTATCGACGTCG contains:
- the gvpF gene encoding gas vesicle protein GvpF — protein: MFVLDDLLFRPFVGIVDALHTVALDELYDVDALQDELKENQLLYELGERSEAEYRERKDELEAELEVARDVHERLSSGRVEVKT